AATGCTCTCGCACGGGTGAGCTGTGTTCTCACCGCAGAATTTTTTCGGTTTAATGCTTGACTGATTTCAGCAAGCGACATATCTTCATAGTAAAACAGGTGTATAACCTCACGGTATTTTTTCGGCAATTGCCGCAATTCATTATTAAGGTTTATGTCGTCTTTTGTTTCAAAAGGAATGGTTTCTGTCAAAGGTTCGGTTTTTCTTTTCCATGCAGAATTCCATAACTTAATAGAACAGTTTATCGTAACCCTGATAAGCCACGCTTTGCGATGCTCTTCATTTTCAAATACTGGCTGCTTTTTAATATACCGCATGAAAACTTCCTGGAATACTTCGTCGGCATCACTTTTCGTTCCTGTGCGAGCGAAAGCAAGACGGTAAACCATATCGGCATAAAACTTTATAACATTATCTGCGCAATCATCCTTAAGTAATGATTGTGATTTCAACATTCAAATCCTCCCTTCACTA
The DNA window shown above is from Bacillota bacterium and carries:
- a CDS encoding sigma-70 family RNA polymerase sigma factor, encoding MLKSQSLLKDDCADNVIKFYADMVYRLAFARTGTKSDADEVFQEVFMRYIKKQPVFENEEHRKAWLIRVTINCSIKLWNSAWKRKTEPLTETIPFETKDDINLNNELRQLPKKYREVIHLFYYEDMSLAEISQALNRKNSAVRTQLTRARALLKNMLKEDFDV